One region of Pseudomonas glycinae genomic DNA includes:
- a CDS encoding di-heme-cytochrome C peroxidase: protein MRLLYRVLTLIVVLLGLALAVVVYYVANPRLPFPAPAKQVHYLNQWTEQERQTYYFTPQGTQVKGLRYEWFQALELPFSQQRFASPEYLARFGFLIDPQQKATPDNPGNLPVGFARHQNPGSSEQYLDITCAACHTGELHFNGQAVRIDGGSAQHVLPSSVPTLRGGSFGQALVASLASTYYNPWKFERFARHVLGNDYEARHEQLRKDFKSSLNTFIKVAWNDTHRGLYPTEEGPGRTDAFGRIANATFGDAISPNNYRVANAPVDYPQLWDMWTFDWVQWNGSAQQPMARNIGEALGVGATLNFFDANGQPLQGDERYASSVRVRDLHKIEETLQRLRPPAWPEELLGVVDRPLAAKGRALFAENCAGCHVPRQTQEGERWVQHLHMLPVDVIGTDPNAANNIANHRFDLTALQWNPAELEQMDVKLHPTPKEPLDLSRLSVAKGLAYVTAFVENRAYREAGVTAAEKPQLDGFGLPIGVREKVAYKARPLAGVWATAPFLHNGSVPSLYQLLSPQDERATTFYKGTFEYDPRHLGYRTEAFTNGFLFDTRITGNHNSGHEFRAGERGNGVIGRLLQPEERWALLEYLKVLGGPLEAQLP, encoded by the coding sequence TTGCGCCTCTTATACCGTGTGTTGACGCTGATCGTGGTGCTGCTGGGACTGGCTCTGGCGGTGGTTGTTTACTATGTCGCCAATCCGAGATTGCCCTTCCCCGCACCTGCAAAACAGGTGCATTACCTGAACCAGTGGACTGAGCAAGAGCGCCAGACCTACTACTTCACCCCGCAGGGGACGCAGGTCAAAGGCCTGCGCTATGAATGGTTCCAGGCGCTGGAGCTGCCGTTCTCGCAGCAACGCTTTGCCTCCCCGGAATACCTCGCGCGCTTCGGCTTTCTGATCGATCCGCAACAGAAAGCCACGCCGGACAACCCGGGGAATCTGCCGGTGGGTTTCGCCCGGCACCAGAATCCCGGCAGCTCCGAGCAATATCTCGACATCACTTGCGCGGCCTGCCACACCGGGGAACTGCACTTCAATGGCCAGGCAGTGCGCATCGACGGCGGTTCGGCCCAGCATGTGTTGCCCTCCAGCGTTCCTACATTGCGCGGCGGCAGTTTCGGACAGGCATTGGTCGCCAGTCTCGCCTCGACCTACTACAACCCATGGAAATTCGAGCGCTTCGCCCGCCACGTGCTGGGCAATGACTACGAAGCACGCCACGAACAACTGCGCAAAGACTTCAAAAGCTCACTGAACACCTTCATCAAAGTGGCCTGGAACGACACTCACCGTGGCCTCTACCCCACCGAAGAAGGCCCGGGCCGCACCGATGCCTTCGGGCGTATCGCCAACGCGACCTTCGGCGATGCGATATCCCCAAACAATTACCGCGTGGCCAATGCCCCGGTGGATTACCCACAGCTGTGGGACATGTGGACCTTCGACTGGGTGCAGTGGAACGGTTCGGCGCAACAACCGATGGCGCGCAATATCGGCGAGGCTTTGGGCGTCGGCGCCACTCTGAATTTCTTCGACGCTAACGGCCAGCCGCTGCAAGGCGATGAGCGCTATGCCTCCAGCGTACGTGTGCGTGATCTGCACAAGATCGAAGAAACCCTGCAAAGACTGCGACCGCCGGCATGGCCTGAAGAGTTGCTCGGCGTCGTCGACAGACCCTTGGCAGCCAAGGGGCGAGCCCTGTTCGCCGAGAATTGCGCCGGATGCCACGTCCCGCGTCAGACCCAGGAAGGCGAGCGTTGGGTGCAACACCTGCACATGCTCCCGGTGGACGTCATCGGCACCGACCCGAACGCCGCCAACAACATCGCCAATCACCGCTTCGACCTAACCGCCCTGCAATGGAACCCGGCGGAACTCGAACAAATGGACGTGAAGTTGCACCCCACCCCCAAGGAGCCGCTGGATCTCAGCCGGCTGTCAGTGGCCAAGGGGCTGGCTTACGTCACCGCCTTCGTGGAAAACCGTGCGTACCGTGAAGCGGGTGTCACCGCCGCCGAGAAACCACAGCTCGATGGCTTCGGCCTGCCGATCGGCGTTCGCGAAAAAGTCGCCTACAAGGCGCGTCCGCTTGCCGGCGTATGGGCCACGGCCCCATTCCTGCACAACGGCTCGGTGCCGAGCCTTTATCAGTTGCTGTCGCCTCAGGACGAGCGCGCCACCACCTTCTATAAAGGCACCTTCGAATACGACCCGCGCCATCTGGGCTATCGCACCGAAGCCTTCACCAACGGCTTCCTGTTTGACACCCGCATTACCGGCAACCACAACAGCGGTCACGAATTTCGCGCCGGCGAACGCGGCAATGGCGTCATCGGCCGACTGCTGCAGCCAGAAGAGCGCTGGGCGCTGCTCGAATACCTGAAAGTGCTGGGCGGCCCGCTGGAGGCGCAATTGCCATGA
- a CDS encoding CoA-acylating methylmalonate-semialdehyde dehydrogenase, whose amino-acid sequence MSVIPHLINGELVTENGRAVDVFNPSTGQAIHKLPLASRETIQHAIDAAKAAFPAWRNTPPAKRAQVMFRFKQLLEQNEARIAQLISEEHGKTLEDAAGELKRGIENVEFACAAPEILKGEYSRNVGPNIDAWSDFQPLGVVAGITPFNFPAMVPLWMYPLAIVCGNCFILKPSERDPSSTLLIAQLLLEAGLPKGVLSVVHGDKTAVDALIEAPEVKALSFVGSTPIAEYIYAEGTKRGKRVQALGGAKNHAVLMPDADLDNAVSALMGAAYGSCGERCMAISVAVCVGDQVADALVAKLVPQIKALKIGAGTSCGLDMGPLVTGQARDKVSGYVEDGVAAGATLVVDGRGLSVAGHEEGFFLGGCLFDNVTPEMRIYKEEIFGPVLCVVRVNSLEEAMQLINDHEYGNGTCIFTRDGEAARLFCDEIEVGMVGVNVPLPVPVAYHSFGGWKRSLFGDLHAYGPDGVRFYTRRKAITQRWPQRASHEASQFAFPSL is encoded by the coding sequence ATGAGCGTTATCCCGCATTTGATCAATGGCGAACTGGTGACCGAGAACGGTCGCGCGGTCGATGTGTTCAACCCGTCCACCGGTCAAGCTATCCACAAGCTGCCGCTGGCCAGCCGCGAAACCATCCAGCACGCCATCGATGCCGCCAAGGCTGCGTTCCCGGCCTGGCGCAACACGCCACCGGCCAAACGTGCCCAGGTGATGTTCCGTTTCAAGCAACTGCTGGAGCAGAACGAAGCGCGCATCGCGCAGTTGATCAGCGAAGAACACGGCAAGACCCTGGAAGATGCTGCCGGTGAACTGAAGCGCGGTATCGAGAACGTCGAGTTCGCCTGCGCAGCGCCGGAAATCCTCAAGGGCGAGTACAGCCGCAACGTCGGCCCGAACATCGATGCGTGGTCGGACTTCCAGCCGCTGGGCGTGGTGGCCGGCATTACGCCGTTCAACTTCCCGGCGATGGTGCCGCTGTGGATGTATCCGCTGGCGATCGTCTGCGGTAACTGCTTCATCCTCAAGCCGTCCGAGCGTGATCCGAGCTCGACCCTGCTGATCGCGCAACTGCTGCTGGAAGCCGGTCTGCCGAAAGGCGTGCTGAGCGTAGTGCACGGTGACAAGACTGCGGTGGACGCGCTGATCGAAGCGCCGGAAGTCAAAGCGCTCAGCTTCGTGGGTTCGACGCCGATTGCCGAATACATCTATGCCGAAGGCACCAAGCGCGGTAAACGCGTTCAGGCCCTGGGCGGCGCAAAGAACCATGCGGTACTGATGCCGGATGCAGATCTGGACAACGCGGTCAGCGCACTGATGGGCGCGGCTTACGGTTCCTGCGGCGAACGCTGCATGGCGATTTCGGTAGCTGTGTGTGTGGGCGATCAGGTGGCGGACGCACTGGTGGCCAAACTGGTTCCTCAGATCAAGGCGCTGAAAATCGGTGCCGGTACTTCGTGTGGTCTGGACATGGGGCCGCTGGTCACCGGTCAGGCGCGCGACAAGGTCAGCGGTTATGTGGAAGACGGCGTGGCGGCGGGCGCGACCCTGGTGGTCGACGGTCGTGGTCTGAGCGTTGCCGGTCATGAAGAAGGCTTCTTCCTCGGTGGTTGCCTGTTCGACAACGTCACGCCTGAAATGCGCATCTATAAAGAAGAGATCTTCGGGCCGGTGCTGTGCGTCGTCCGGGTGAACAGCCTGGAAGAGGCGATGCAGCTGATCAACGATCACGAATACGGCAACGGCACCTGCATCTTTACCCGTGACGGTGAAGCGGCGCGTCTGTTCTGCGACGAGATCGAAGTCGGCATGGTCGGGGTCAACGTTCCACTGCCGGTGCCGGTGGCTTACCACAGCTTTGGCGGCTGGAAGCGTTCGCTGTTCGGCGACCTGCATGCCTATGGTCCCGATGGTGTTCGCTTCTACACTCGTCGCAAGGCGATCACTCAGCGCTGGCCACAGCGTGCGAGCCATGAGGCTTCGCAGTTTGCATTCCCTAGCTTGTAA
- a CDS encoding helix-turn-helix domain-containing protein encodes MDIQIIARDGEPEYAVLPWAQYQALLKAAGINEAPSQPAPAPLAATPDPILPGLDQLRSLREGKGIAIEALARTVGISPSYLAMIESGERLPDAAIRRSLAWELTVPGWREQL; translated from the coding sequence ATGGATATTCAGATAATTGCACGCGATGGCGAACCCGAATATGCGGTTTTGCCATGGGCTCAGTATCAGGCTCTACTGAAAGCAGCAGGCATCAACGAAGCACCGTCGCAACCGGCTCCGGCGCCGCTTGCGGCAACCCCGGACCCGATTCTTCCAGGTCTGGATCAGTTACGCAGTTTGCGCGAAGGGAAGGGCATCGCCATCGAGGCGCTGGCCCGCACGGTAGGCATCAGCCCGTCTTACCTGGCCATGATCGAAAGTGGCGAGCGTCTGCCCGACGCCGCGATTCGCCGCAGCCTGGCCTGGGAGTTGACGGTGCCAGGGTGGAGGGAACAATTGTGA
- a CDS encoding FKBP-type peptidyl-prolyl cis-trans isomerase: protein MKQHRLAAAVALVSLVLAGCDSQTSVELKTPAQKASYGIGLNMGKSLAQEGMDDLDSKAVAQGIEDAVGKKEQKLKDEELVEAFAALQKRAEERMAKMSEESAAAGKKFLEENGKKAGVTTTASGLQYEVVKKADGPQPKPTDVVTVHYTGKLTNGTVFDSSVERGSPIDLPVSGVIPGWVEGLQLMHVGEKYKLYIPSDLAYGAQSPSPAIPANSVLVFDLELLAIKDPAKEDAAAAKQ from the coding sequence ATGAAACAGCATCGGTTGGCGGCGGCGGTTGCCCTGGTTAGCCTGGTACTCGCGGGTTGTGATTCGCAGACCAGCGTAGAGCTGAAAACCCCGGCGCAAAAAGCTTCCTACGGTATCGGCCTGAACATGGGCAAGAGCCTTGCTCAGGAAGGCATGGATGATCTGGACTCCAAAGCGGTAGCCCAGGGCATCGAAGATGCCGTCGGCAAGAAAGAACAGAAGCTGAAAGATGAAGAACTGGTCGAAGCTTTCGCCGCGCTGCAAAAGCGTGCCGAAGAGCGCATGGCCAAGATGAGCGAAGAGTCGGCAGCCGCCGGCAAGAAATTCCTCGAAGAAAACGGCAAGAAGGCTGGCGTTACCACCACCGCTTCCGGTCTGCAGTACGAAGTGGTCAAGAAAGCCGACGGCCCGCAGCCCAAGCCTACCGATGTCGTGACCGTTCACTACACCGGCAAGCTGACCAACGGCACCGTCTTCGACAGCTCCGTCGAGCGCGGCAGCCCGATCGATCTGCCGGTCAGCGGTGTGATCCCGGGTTGGGTCGAAGGCCTGCAACTGATGCACGTTGGCGAGAAGTACAAGCTGTACATCCCTAGCGATCTGGCTTACGGCGCACAATCGCCAAGCCCGGCAATTCCGGCCAACTCGGTTCTGGTCTTCGACCTGGAGCTGCTGGCCATCAAGGATCCAGCCAAAGAAGACGCCGCTGCCGCCAAGCAATAA
- a CDS encoding LysR family transcriptional regulator yields the protein MSSRRPDPLAQVSDFDIRLLRIFRSVVECGGFSAAETVLGIGRSAISQQMSDLEQRLGLRLCQRGRAGFSLTEEGREVYQSALQLLSALESFRTEVNGLHQHLRGELIIGLTDNLVTLPHMRITHALAQLKERGPDVQIQIRMIAPNEVEQGVLDGRLHVGVVPQASALSGLEYQPLYSERSLLYCAVGHPLFYVDDKQLDDERLNSQDAIAPTFRLPAEIQAHYQALNCTASASDREGMAFLILAGRYIGYLPDHYASLWVQQGRLRALKASTRFYDLSLASVTRKGRRPHLVLESFLESLAATR from the coding sequence ATGAGCAGCCGCCGCCCCGATCCGCTGGCCCAGGTCAGTGACTTTGACATTCGCCTGCTGCGAATTTTTCGCAGCGTGGTGGAGTGCGGCGGCTTCTCGGCGGCGGAAACCGTGCTCGGCATCGGTCGCTCGGCGATCAGCCAGCAGATGAGCGATCTGGAACAACGCCTCGGCCTGCGCCTGTGCCAACGCGGGCGCGCCGGTTTCTCCCTGACCGAAGAAGGCCGCGAGGTCTATCAGTCGGCTTTGCAGCTGCTGAGTGCATTGGAAAGTTTCCGCACCGAGGTCAACGGCCTGCACCAGCACCTGCGCGGTGAATTGATCATCGGCCTGACCGACAACCTCGTCACCCTGCCCCACATGCGCATCACCCATGCACTGGCGCAGTTGAAGGAGCGCGGGCCGGACGTACAAATCCAGATCCGCATGATCGCCCCCAATGAAGTCGAACAAGGCGTGCTCGACGGTCGCCTGCACGTCGGCGTGGTGCCGCAGGCCAGTGCGTTGTCGGGACTGGAATACCAGCCGCTGTACAGCGAGCGCTCGCTACTTTACTGCGCGGTCGGCCATCCGCTGTTTTACGTCGACGATAAACAGCTGGATGACGAACGTCTGAACAGTCAGGACGCCATTGCCCCGACCTTCCGTTTGCCGGCGGAAATCCAGGCGCACTATCAGGCGCTCAATTGCACCGCCAGTGCTTCCGACCGTGAAGGCATGGCATTCCTGATTCTGGCCGGGCGTTACATCGGCTACCTGCCGGATCACTACGCCAGTCTCTGGGTTCAACAAGGTCGCTTGCGCGCGCTCAAGGCCAGTACCCGCTTCTATGATTTGAGCCTGGCCTCGGTCACCCGCAAGGGCCGTCGCCCTCATCTGGTCCTGGAAAGTTTTCTCGAAAGCCTGGCCGCCACTCGCTGA
- a CDS encoding catalase family protein produces the protein MLARFWLWLGRLLGKTLLILLVIGLIGWALATAWFAWQHRGPVSALEQIPDGEAAMTQDVIQTAVRIVDQHRESTRYLRDAHAKAHGCVKADVQVLPDLAQELRQGVFSEPGKLWKATMRLSNGNAYPQFDSIRDARGMALKLLDVPGKSLLADRQGLHEQDFVMFSHPNFFVSDVAEYRQNVSAQADGKKVMAFFPGWDPRTWQIRHLFIALATLSPPPESPTRTTYFSVSPYKFGEANAKFRVMPDPERCPAYTLPKQNQDLPNFLRNALNQQLSTDRIPACFVLQIQRQDANKYMPIEDTSIEWREQDSPFQTVARITLPPQDFDTPALNLQCDNLSFNPWFGIDAHRPIGGINRLRKAVYEAVSDYRHSRNSTQ, from the coding sequence CTGCTGGCGCGTTTCTGGCTCTGGCTGGGACGGTTACTGGGCAAAACCCTGTTGATCCTGCTGGTGATCGGCCTGATCGGCTGGGCCTTGGCGACCGCCTGGTTCGCCTGGCAGCACCGTGGCCCGGTGTCGGCACTGGAACAGATTCCAGATGGCGAAGCCGCCATGACCCAGGACGTGATTCAGACCGCGGTGCGCATCGTCGATCAGCACCGCGAAAGCACCCGCTACCTGCGCGACGCCCATGCCAAGGCCCATGGCTGCGTGAAAGCCGATGTGCAGGTGTTGCCGGATCTGGCTCAGGAACTCCGCCAGGGCGTCTTCAGCGAACCGGGCAAGCTTTGGAAAGCGACGATGCGCCTGTCCAACGGCAACGCCTATCCGCAATTCGACAGCATCCGCGATGCCCGGGGCATGGCGCTCAAATTGCTCGATGTGCCGGGTAAATCCTTGCTGGCCGATCGTCAGGGGCTGCACGAGCAGGATTTCGTGATGTTCAGCCATCCGAATTTCTTCGTCAGCGATGTCGCCGAGTATCGTCAGAATGTGTCCGCGCAGGCTGACGGCAAGAAGGTCATGGCGTTTTTTCCGGGGTGGGATCCTCGCACCTGGCAAATCCGGCATCTGTTCATTGCGCTGGCGACCCTTTCGCCACCACCGGAAAGCCCGACCCGCACCACATATTTCTCGGTATCGCCCTACAAGTTCGGCGAGGCCAACGCCAAGTTCCGAGTGATGCCGGATCCGGAGCGCTGCCCCGCTTACACCCTGCCGAAACAGAACCAGGATCTGCCGAACTTCCTGCGCAACGCGTTGAATCAACAGCTGTCGACCGATCGAATTCCGGCGTGTTTTGTGTTGCAGATCCAGCGGCAGGACGCGAACAAGTACATGCCGATCGAAGACACCAGCATCGAATGGCGCGAGCAGGACAGCCCATTCCAGACAGTGGCCCGGATTACCCTGCCCCCGCAGGACTTCGACACCCCGGCGCTGAACCTGCAATGCGACAACCTGTCGTTCAATCCCTGGTTCGGTATCGATGCTCATCGCCCGATTGGCGGGATCAACCGCCTGCGCAAAGCGGTGTATGAAGCGGTCAGCGATTACCGTCACAGCCGCAACTCGACGCAATAA
- a CDS encoding IMPACT family protein, with translation MSFTLSGFCEFREEIRKSRFITFAAPITSPAEAQAFIEQHSDLNASHNCWAWKLGDQYRSNDDGEPGGTAGRPILAAIEAQECDQVAVLVIRWYGGIQLGTGGLARAYGGGANKCLQAAPKIELISRVPVRCACAFGELALVKLRVADLGGLVIEENFTANGVELQLAVGEAHIALLQNQLADLSRGRILLQR, from the coding sequence ATGTCCTTCACCCTCAGCGGCTTTTGCGAGTTCCGCGAAGAAATCCGCAAAAGCCGTTTCATCACCTTCGCCGCGCCGATCACCAGCCCTGCCGAGGCGCAAGCCTTCATCGAGCAGCACAGCGACTTGAACGCCTCGCACAATTGCTGGGCGTGGAAACTCGGCGATCAGTACCGCAGCAACGACGACGGCGAACCCGGCGGCACTGCCGGGCGGCCGATCCTCGCGGCCATCGAAGCGCAGGAATGCGATCAGGTCGCGGTACTGGTGATCCGCTGGTACGGCGGCATTCAACTGGGCACCGGCGGTCTGGCCCGGGCCTATGGCGGCGGTGCCAACAAATGTCTGCAGGCTGCGCCGAAGATCGAATTGATCAGTCGCGTGCCCGTGCGTTGCGCTTGCGCCTTTGGCGAACTGGCGCTGGTGAAGCTGCGGGTCGCGGATCTGGGCGGATTGGTGATCGAAGAAAACTTCACCGCCAACGGCGTCGAATTGCAACTGGCCGTGGGCGAAGCGCACATCGCGCTGCTGCAGAATCAGTTGGCCGATCTGAGCCGTGGGCGCATCCTGCTGCAACGTTGA
- a CDS encoding TetR/AcrR family transcriptional regulator: MTFEVPAHGGKPASRIRQKNEETIIKAAEDEFARHGYKGTSMNTIATKAGLPKANLHYYFNNKLGLYVAVLSNILQLWDSTFNSLTAEDDPAEALTRYIRAKMEFSRRQPQASRIFAMEVISGGECLTEYFNQDYRAWFQGRAGVFQAWIDAGKMDPVDPVHLIFLLWGSTQHYADFATQICRVTGRSKLTKQDMEDAGNNLIRIILKGCGLTSSI, translated from the coding sequence ATGACCTTTGAAGTCCCCGCTCACGGCGGCAAACCTGCCAGCCGCATTCGTCAAAAGAATGAAGAGACCATCATCAAAGCCGCCGAAGACGAGTTCGCCCGTCACGGGTACAAAGGCACGAGCATGAACACCATCGCCACCAAGGCCGGGCTGCCAAAGGCGAATCTGCATTACTACTTCAACAACAAACTCGGGTTGTACGTAGCGGTGCTGAGCAACATTCTTCAATTGTGGGACAGCACCTTCAACTCTCTCACGGCCGAGGACGATCCGGCCGAAGCGCTGACCCGCTACATCCGCGCGAAAATGGAATTCTCCCGTCGCCAGCCGCAAGCGTCGCGGATCTTTGCAATGGAAGTGATCAGCGGCGGCGAATGCCTGACCGAATATTTCAACCAGGATTACCGCGCCTGGTTCCAGGGCCGCGCCGGCGTGTTCCAGGCCTGGATCGACGCGGGCAAAATGGACCCGGTCGACCCGGTGCACCTGATCTTCCTGTTGTGGGGCAGCACCCAGCACTATGCCGACTTCGCCACCCAGATCTGCCGGGTGACCGGTCGCAGCAAGTTGACCAAACAGGACATGGAAGACGCCGGCAACAATCTGATCCGCATCATCCTCAAAGGCTGCGGCCTCACTTCTTCTATATAA
- a CDS encoding aspartate aminotransferase family protein has protein sequence MNMPENAPSPLASQLKLDAHWMPYTANRNFQRDPRLIVGAEGSWLIDDKGRKVYDSLSGLWTCGAGHTRKEIQEAVAKQLGTLDYSPGFQYGHPLSFQLAEKITDLTPGNLNHVFFTDSGSECADTAVKMVRAYWRLKGQSTKTKMIGRARGYHGVNIAGTSLGGVNGNRKLFGQAMMDVDHLPHTLLASNAFSRGMPEQGGIALADELLKLIELHDASNIAAVFVEPMAGSAGVLVPPQGYLKRLREICDQHNILLVFDEVITGFGRTGTMFGATTFGVTPDLMCIAKQVTNGAIPMGAVIASSEIYQTFMNQPTPEYAVEFPHGYTYSAHPVACAAGLAALDLLQKENLVQSVAEVAPHFENALHGLKGAKNVIDIRNFGLAGAIQIAGRDGDAIVRPFEAGMALWKAGFYVRFGGDTLQFGPTFNSKPQDLDRLFDAVGEVLNKLD, from the coding sequence ATGAACATGCCTGAAAACGCGCCGTCGCCACTGGCCAGCCAACTGAAGCTGGACGCGCACTGGATGCCGTACACCGCCAACCGCAACTTCCAGCGTGACCCGCGCCTGATCGTTGGTGCCGAAGGCAGCTGGCTGATCGACGACAAGGGCCGCAAGGTGTACGACTCGCTGTCCGGTCTGTGGACCTGCGGCGCCGGGCATACCCGCAAGGAAATCCAGGAAGCGGTGGCCAAGCAGTTGGGCACCCTCGATTACTCGCCGGGCTTCCAGTACGGCCACCCGCTGTCGTTCCAGCTGGCGGAGAAAATCACCGACCTGACGCCGGGCAACCTGAATCACGTGTTCTTCACCGACTCCGGTTCCGAGTGCGCCGATACCGCGGTGAAAATGGTCCGTGCTTACTGGCGCCTGAAAGGCCAGTCGACCAAGACCAAGATGATCGGCCGCGCCCGTGGCTATCACGGTGTGAACATCGCCGGCACCAGCCTTGGCGGCGTCAACGGCAACCGCAAGCTGTTCGGTCAGGCGATGATGGATGTCGATCACCTGCCGCACACTTTGCTGGCGAGCAATGCTTTCTCCCGTGGCATGCCGGAGCAGGGTGGTATCGCCCTGGCCGATGAGCTGCTGAAGCTGATCGAATTGCACGATGCTTCGAACATCGCAGCGGTGTTCGTTGAGCCGATGGCCGGCTCCGCTGGTGTGCTGGTTCCACCACAGGGTTACCTCAAGCGTCTGCGTGAAATCTGCGATCAGCACAACATCCTGCTGGTGTTCGACGAAGTGATCACCGGCTTCGGCCGTACCGGCACCATGTTCGGCGCCACCACCTTCGGCGTGACCCCGGACCTGATGTGCATCGCCAAGCAAGTGACCAACGGCGCGATCCCGATGGGCGCGGTGATTGCCAGCTCCGAGATCTACCAGACCTTCATGAACCAGCCGACCCCGGAATACGCCGTGGAATTCCCGCACGGTTACACTTACTCGGCACACCCGGTGGCTTGCGCCGCAGGTCTTGCGGCACTCGACCTGCTGCAAAAGGAAAACCTGGTACAGAGCGTGGCCGAAGTCGCACCGCATTTCGAAAATGCCCTGCATGGTCTGAAAGGCGCGAAGAATGTCATCGACATTCGTAACTTCGGCCTGGCCGGTGCGATCCAGATTGCGGGCCGTGACGGCGACGCCATCGTGCGCCCGTTCGAGGCCGGCATGGCGTTGTGGAAAGCCGGGTTCTACGTGCGCTTCGGTGGCGACACCCTGCAGTTCGGCCCAACCTTCAACAGCAAGCCGCAAGACCTTGATCGTCTGTTCGACGCGGTCGGCGAAGTGCTGAACAAGCTCGACTGA
- a CDS encoding SEL1-like repeat protein → MFLRLKARASYWLARRLFHWSWFVRQPRGWRWLEGQFARMANLGDVGAQSFYGHILTFRGVGLGAREEGVRLLRLAALAGDGKAAYQVGVISLAGTPSKAPDPSEAARWWTMAAKAGHPLAELKLKELAGRDASR, encoded by the coding sequence GTGTTTTTACGACTCAAGGCGCGGGCCAGTTACTGGCTGGCCCGTAGGCTGTTTCACTGGTCGTGGTTTGTTCGTCAGCCCCGCGGCTGGCGCTGGCTCGAAGGGCAGTTTGCGCGCATGGCCAATCTGGGCGATGTCGGCGCGCAGAGTTTTTACGGACACATCCTGACATTTCGCGGGGTTGGCCTGGGCGCACGTGAAGAGGGTGTGCGGTTGCTGCGACTGGCGGCGCTGGCCGGTGATGGCAAAGCGGCGTATCAGGTGGGTGTCATCAGTCTGGCAGGTACACCGAGCAAAGCGCCGGATCCTTCGGAAGCCGCTCGCTGGTGGACGATGGCCGCGAAGGCCGGGCATCCGTTGGCCGAGCTCAAGTTGAAAGAGCTGGCCGGCCGGGACGCTTCTCGATAA
- a CDS encoding YkvA family protein, with protein MKAPWNFARFLPLAGRLLARGRLPTLLFAVASKGAAQGNRLGKLKDDLRLLQALCLAYWRGEYRAISAKAIVSVVAGLMYFLSPVDAIPDFIPMFGMLDDIAVLAWLMKTLDDELNAFRLWRQRQAPEKLRVVERLPDTPEQLQLQGPKKS; from the coding sequence ATGAAAGCGCCATGGAATTTCGCCCGATTCCTGCCTTTGGCCGGCCGCTTGTTGGCTCGAGGCCGCTTGCCGACCTTGTTGTTCGCCGTCGCCAGCAAAGGCGCCGCCCAAGGCAATCGTCTCGGCAAGCTGAAGGACGATTTGCGTCTGTTGCAGGCACTGTGTCTGGCGTACTGGCGCGGCGAGTACCGTGCGATCAGCGCCAAGGCGATCGTTTCGGTAGTGGCCGGTCTTATGTATTTCCTCAGTCCGGTGGATGCGATCCCGGATTTCATTCCCATGTTCGGCATGCTCGATGACATCGCCGTCCTCGCCTGGCTGATGAAAACCCTCGACGATGAACTGAATGCCTTCCGCCTGTGGCGTCAGCGCCAGGCGCCGGAAAAGCTCAGAGTGGTCGAGCGTCTGCCCGATACGCCCGAGCAACTTCAGCTTCAGGGGCCGAAAAAGTCCTGA